In Gimesia panareensis, the genomic window CGCCTTCTGATTCGCCGTGATAATGGTAAGGAGCCCAGATCCGCATTTCGTAGGTGAGGATCTTGGGCGTATCGCTCTGGTATTCGTAGGTGACCTGCAGCGTGTCGGGCCATTCCTGCATGTCGTCGAAATACCATTTGCCGCCGGTCGCGGAGATTTTGGTGGGGAGCGAAATGGCAGTGTCGCCCTGTGCTTCGCAGGCCGCGTTGAGTGCGGCGAAGGCCATGTCGAGGCGATGCACGCCGTCGTTGCCCAGGTCGCCGGTGCCGTAATCGTAGAACCAGCGCCAGCGGCCGTGGAAGCGGTTTTTATTGAAGGGGCGTTTTTTGGCGGGGCCGAGCCACATGTCGTAATCGACGGTGTCGGGGGGCGTGCCGTCGGGAGGATAGCCGATGTTGCCCTGTTTGGTGCTTTCCCAGGCTTTGGCGACCAGGCAGCGACCGAGGGCGCCGCTGCGGATGTAGGCGAGGGCGGACTTCAGGCGTTCGGTAGACCGGTGCTGCGAGCCCATCTGCACGATGCGGTTGTGTTTCTGCATGGCGGCGACCATCCGCTGGCCTTCGACGATGTTGTGGCCGTCCGGCTTTTCGACGTAGACATCTTTGCCGGCCTGGCAGGCGAGGATCGTGGGGATGGCGTGCCAGTGATCGGGAGTGCCGACGACGATGGCGTCGAGACTGTTGTCGTCGAGCAGGTGACGGAAATCGCGGATGACCTGCGGTTTTTTCCCCTGCAGTTTTGTGACGGTCTCCACGGTGTTGCCCAGCCGGGCGGAGTCGATCTCGGCGATGGTGACGATCTCGGCGTGGGGATCTTCCGCGAAGTGACGATTGAGGGCCGAGGCACGACCGCCGGCTCCCATGATGCCGACGCGGATGCGTTCGCTGGCAGCGGCTTTGGCGACCTGATCCAGAGAGAGCGAGGCCAGCCCGGCGGCTGAACCCTGAAGAAACGTCCTGCGATCCATGGTATGTCTTCCTCCAACAGGGGGGCACGGTGGTGGGATAGATCAATGAACGTTTATTATAGGGGGCAGGGAGCGCGGGGCAAAAGAAAACTGTGGGGGACCGCGAAATTTTTCAACCACGGACAATACATAGTCTGAGGGAGCCTTGAAAATAGAGGTGGAGCAATCAGGAGCAAAGAGGAATTCAGGGACGAGAAGTATGATTGATGCACGAATTAATAATGCGACTGATCGATTTGCTGCCAGGCGTATTTTCCAAGACAGAAAAACCTGACCATCTCAAGTATTCTGAAATGGTCAGGAAACTGCAGCAATTGAATCTTAACGTCGTGCTTTCGCGTGCTCATCAGCTTCATGCAGATTCTCCTCACTCACCATCATAGCGGGTTGAGGCGCGAAACTTCCGATACATGGTTGCGGCACTGGATCAGGTAAGGGGGCATGTGGAATCCCCAAACCAACCAGTTGAATTTGAAACTGTTCAGTAATTTGAGAGCCAAATTCAATATTAAAACCATTGATCGTAATATCGCTGACGGTAAATCCCTGATCTTCTGGAACTTCGTAAACAGCATGCAGTCCCTGATCCCCCTGGCCGCGCACGAGTTTCCAGTAGTCTTCAGGACTGGCATCTGCAGGTGCTTCAGGAGGTAGCTCGAACAACCCAAAATTCGGCTTCTGGATGTAGAGTCCGACCGGGTTTTTCAAAGAGACTCGCAAGTGTGGCGGGTTCAAAACTAACTGATTCACCTGTTGGCCGATATGTGGATCACTATTGCGATCGGGAGTGCCATAACGACTGCAACGAATCAGGGGGTCTGGCTGGGTTACAGGCTGACCGTTCGCGTCCATGCGCAGGACCGTCGCATCTGCGGCCAGTTGAATCTCTGCGCCAAGCGTATTCGGGGGGCTGATCAGGTGCACTGCCCCATTTGTCGTGGAATTATTCCACTTGTTTCGCGGGTTATACTGACCGCCCGGATGAGTGATGTCCTTCATCGTGACCTGCGGTGATACGAGTTGCTGGTAGAGGCTCAGGACTTTCTCGGGATCAATCGAAAACAGTGTGGTCCAGTATTCAGGGTTTTCACAGGTGAACATCACTTTGGTGATTTTTCCGCTACTGTTCCGACTCACGCTCCACTCGCAATACTCGTCCTGCCAACCACGAGGTCCTTGAGGCTGGTAAGGAGGACTGGTAGCC contains:
- a CDS encoding Gfo/Idh/MocA family protein — its product is MDRRTFLQGSAAGLASLSLDQVAKAAASERIRVGIMGAGGRASALNRHFAEDPHAEIVTIAEIDSARLGNTVETVTKLQGKKPQVIRDFRHLLDDNSLDAIVVGTPDHWHAIPTILACQAGKDVYVEKPDGHNIVEGQRMVAAMQKHNRIVQMGSQHRSTERLKSALAYIRSGALGRCLVAKAWESTKQGNIGYPPDGTPPDTVDYDMWLGPAKKRPFNKNRFHGRWRWFYDYGTGDLGNDGVHRLDMAFAALNAACEAQGDTAISLPTKISATGGKWYFDDMQEWPDTLQVTYEYQSDTPKILTYEMRIWAPYHYHGESEGAVIYGDKAHMTIGNSRWRVYGERGKLIKEVKGDSDAAPHVANFLDCIKTRSKPACDLETVGHPASILCHAGNIAARVGNTLTLDPKTETFKNDAAANQLRGREEWRKPWTLPEV